A section of the Streptomyces sp. Je 1-369 genome encodes:
- a CDS encoding AMP-binding protein, giving the protein MESTGATVAELVQARWGDHRTGLRHAGGELTHHQVAAGAAARAALLAELLPRHAAPHIGVLLDNTPEYPLWLSAAALAGAAVAGINPTRRGPELARDILHTDCAVLVTERAHLHLLDGLELPGVRLLVTDTDAYAHLLAPYADATPAIAPTVRPGTRMLLYFTSGSTGAPKAAICSQGRLAAAGRSLVAHFGVRAEDTHYICMPMFHGNAVIADWAPALAAGAGVALRPRFSASRFLDDVREYNATYFTYVGRAVQYVLATPERPDDRENPLRVGFGTEAGAVDAARFEKRFGVRLVEGYGSSEGGAAIQRTPGTPAGAIGRAAPGDDLAVVDPDTRHECDTALFTASGRLLNGGAAIGELVNRGPNPFEGYWRNDEAQAERRRDGWYWTGDLFYRDSDGYLYFAGRTDDRLRVDSENLAAAMIENIIARYEGAAAVAVYAVPDPVSGDQVMAALTPPPGTPFDPLSFAEFLVTQPDLGTKMTPRFVRVVPRMPVTATNKVARGELRREGFRCADPVWWRPPGASVYAPLTPTDTATLLAHYRTQGRDALLT; this is encoded by the coding sequence ATGGAGTCCACCGGAGCAACGGTCGCGGAACTCGTACAGGCGCGGTGGGGCGACCACCGCACCGGCCTGCGCCACGCGGGCGGTGAACTGACCCACCACCAGGTGGCGGCGGGCGCGGCGGCCAGGGCCGCGCTCCTCGCCGAGCTGCTGCCGCGCCACGCCGCACCGCACATCGGCGTCCTGCTCGACAACACCCCCGAGTACCCGCTCTGGCTGAGCGCGGCCGCCCTCGCGGGAGCGGCCGTCGCGGGCATCAACCCCACCCGGCGCGGCCCCGAGCTGGCCCGCGACATCCTCCACACCGACTGCGCGGTCCTCGTGACCGAACGCGCCCACCTGCATCTGCTCGACGGCCTCGAACTCCCCGGCGTACGCCTCCTGGTGACGGACACCGACGCCTACGCGCACCTCCTCGCGCCCTACGCCGACGCCACCCCCGCCATCGCCCCGACCGTGCGCCCCGGCACCCGCATGCTGCTCTACTTCACGTCCGGCTCGACCGGCGCCCCCAAAGCGGCGATCTGCAGCCAGGGCAGGCTCGCCGCCGCAGGACGCTCCCTGGTCGCCCACTTCGGCGTGCGCGCCGAGGACACCCACTACATCTGCATGCCCATGTTCCACGGCAACGCGGTCATCGCGGACTGGGCCCCCGCGCTGGCGGCGGGCGCGGGCGTGGCATTGCGCCCCCGCTTCTCCGCGTCCCGTTTCCTCGACGACGTACGCGAGTACAACGCCACGTACTTCACCTACGTGGGCCGCGCCGTCCAGTACGTCCTGGCCACCCCCGAGCGGCCCGACGACCGCGAGAACCCCCTACGGGTCGGCTTCGGCACCGAGGCGGGAGCGGTGGACGCGGCACGCTTCGAGAAGCGGTTCGGGGTGCGGCTCGTCGAGGGGTACGGCTCCTCCGAGGGCGGCGCGGCGATTCAGCGGACGCCGGGCACGCCTGCCGGGGCGATCGGCCGCGCGGCACCCGGCGACGACTTGGCGGTGGTGGACCCGGACACGCGCCACGAGTGCGATACCGCACTCTTCACCGCCTCCGGCCGCCTCCTGAACGGCGGGGCGGCCATAGGAGAGTTGGTGAACCGCGGCCCGAACCCCTTCGAGGGGTACTGGCGCAACGACGAGGCCCAGGCGGAACGCCGACGCGACGGCTGGTACTGGACCGGGGACCTCTTCTACCGCGACAGCGACGGCTACCTCTACTTCGCGGGCCGTACGGACGACCGGCTGCGGGTGGACAGCGAGAACCTGGCGGCGGCGATGATCGAGAACATCATCGCCCGGTACGAGGGAGCGGCGGCCGTGGCGGTCTACGCGGTACCGGACCCGGTCTCCGGCGACCAGGTGATGGCGGCACTCACCCCACCCCCCGGCACCCCCTTCGACCCGCTCTCGTTCGCCGAATTCCTCGTCACCCAACCCGACTTGGGCACCAAGATGACGCCCCGCTTCGTACGCGTGGTCCCGCGCATGCCGGTGACGGCGACGAACAAGGTCGCCCGCGGCGAGCTGCGCCGCGAGGGCTTCCGCTGCGCCGACCCGGTCTGGTGGCGTCCGCCCGGCGCCTCCGTGTACGCACCCCTGACGCCGACGGACACGGCAACCCTGCTGGCCCACTACAGGACGCAGGGCCGCGACGCCCTCCTCACGTGA
- a CDS encoding sensor histidine kinase, which yields MRVAGVLVGCLTALLGLLYFVAAGAALGAFLLWPRTRARAHALLAAGARRLTGLERRRRSLFFHDAFPEHRADDRQILRYLAARTYSGLLCAVVVGLVDFGAVLAGIFAVSLTTRSTMTWVDVLSQVVLGGTLLFLAVQGLRALTEQDARLARECFGPSERELLQRRIDELATSRAAVVHAVDVERRRVERDLHDGVQQRLVALAMLLGRARRGRTPERADALLEQAHKEAREVLTELREVAWRVYPTALDGLGLREALGGVSERCAVPVRMEYDVPDPLPSAVETAAYFVVSEAVNNAAKHAAADEVSVRVEQRGAMLSVLVRDTGVGGADPAGSGLTGLGSRVAALDGTLRVDSPLGGPTTITAELPCA from the coding sequence ATGCGGGTCGCCGGGGTGCTCGTGGGGTGCCTGACCGCCCTGCTCGGGCTGCTGTACTTCGTCGCCGCCGGGGCGGCACTCGGCGCCTTCCTGCTCTGGCCGCGCACCCGCGCCCGCGCCCACGCCCTCCTCGCGGCGGGCGCCCGCAGGCTCACCGGACTGGAGCGCCGCCGCCGCTCCCTCTTCTTCCACGACGCTTTCCCCGAGCACCGCGCCGACGACCGGCAGATCCTGCGCTATCTCGCGGCCCGCACGTACTCCGGACTGCTGTGCGCCGTCGTCGTCGGCCTCGTCGACTTCGGCGCCGTCCTCGCCGGGATCTTCGCGGTCTCGCTCACCACCCGCTCCACGATGACGTGGGTGGACGTGCTCAGCCAGGTCGTGCTCGGCGGCACCCTGCTCTTCCTCGCCGTGCAGGGGCTGCGCGCGCTCACCGAGCAGGACGCCCGGCTGGCCCGCGAGTGCTTCGGGCCCTCCGAGCGTGAACTCCTCCAGCGCCGCATCGACGAGCTGGCCACCAGCCGCGCCGCGGTCGTCCACGCGGTCGACGTGGAGCGGCGTCGCGTCGAGCGCGACCTGCACGACGGCGTCCAGCAGCGGCTCGTCGCCCTCGCCATGCTCCTCGGCCGGGCCCGCCGCGGCCGCACCCCGGAACGGGCCGACGCCCTCCTCGAACAGGCCCACAAGGAAGCGCGGGAAGTCCTCACCGAGCTGCGCGAGGTGGCCTGGCGGGTCTACCCCACCGCGCTCGACGGCCTCGGGCTCCGCGAGGCCCTCGGCGGGGTGTCGGAGCGGTGCGCGGTGCCCGTGCGCATGGAGTACGACGTACCGGACCCGCTGCCCTCCGCCGTCGAGACGGCCGCCTACTTCGTCGTCTCGGAGGCGGTGAACAACGCCGCCAAGCACGCGGCGGCCGACGAGGTCTCCGTACGCGTGGAGCAACGCGGCGCGATGCTCTCCGTCCTCGTCCGCGACACCGGCGTCGGCGGCGCGGACCCGGCGGGCAGCGGGCTCACCGGCCTGGGCAGCCGGGTCGCCGCGCTCGACGGCACCCTGCGTGTCGACAGCCCCCTCGGGGGTCCCACCACGATCACCGCGGAGCTGCCGTGCGCGTAA
- a CDS encoding amidase → MTELADLTAVQLVDGYRKGEFSPVDATRAALRRAEESQSAVNAFVRVTAESALSQAEASAERWRRGAPQGLVDGVPVSVKDLLLLRGEPTLRGSLTVRPEGKWNEDAPAVARLREHGAVFVGRTTTPEFGWKGVTDGPQSGVTRNPHDPSRTSGGSSGGSAAAVALGAGPLSLGTDGGGSVRIPAAFCGIFALKPTYGRVPLYPASPFGTLAHVGPMTRDAADAALMMDVITGPDDRDWSQLGPVAGSFGEGLDGGVHGLRVAYSPSLGGQVAVRPAVAAAVRRAVESLAAQGAYVEEADPDFTDPVEAFQTLWFSGAACVVRHLTPAQRELLDPGLREICARGARYSALDYLAAVDVRMALGRRMGRFHSTYDLLVTPTLPITAFEAGVEVPKGSGHRRWTGWTPFTYPFNLTQQPAATVPCGVDDDGLPIGVQLVAARHADPVVLRAAHALYESGSASVTPPALG, encoded by the coding sequence ATGACCGAGCTCGCGGATCTCACGGCTGTACAACTCGTCGACGGCTATCGCAAGGGCGAATTCAGTCCGGTCGACGCGACCCGGGCGGCCCTGCGCCGGGCGGAGGAGAGCCAGTCGGCGGTGAACGCCTTCGTGCGGGTCACGGCGGAGTCGGCGTTGTCGCAGGCCGAGGCCAGTGCGGAGCGGTGGCGGCGGGGCGCGCCGCAGGGTCTCGTGGACGGCGTCCCGGTGTCCGTGAAGGATCTGCTCCTCCTGCGCGGCGAGCCGACGCTGCGCGGCTCGCTGACCGTACGACCGGAGGGCAAGTGGAACGAGGACGCGCCCGCGGTCGCCCGGCTGCGCGAGCACGGCGCGGTGTTCGTCGGCCGGACGACGACGCCGGAGTTCGGGTGGAAGGGTGTGACGGACGGGCCGCAGAGCGGCGTCACCCGTAATCCGCACGATCCGTCCCGAACGTCCGGTGGCTCCAGCGGGGGCAGCGCGGCCGCCGTGGCGCTCGGCGCGGGCCCGCTGTCGCTGGGCACGGACGGCGGCGGCTCGGTGCGCATCCCCGCGGCGTTCTGCGGGATCTTCGCGCTGAAGCCGACGTACGGCCGGGTGCCGCTGTATCCCGCGAGCCCGTTCGGGACGCTCGCGCATGTCGGGCCGATGACCCGCGACGCGGCGGACGCGGCGCTGATGATGGACGTGATCACGGGCCCCGACGACCGTGACTGGTCGCAGCTGGGCCCCGTGGCGGGGAGTTTCGGGGAAGGCTTGGACGGGGGCGTGCACGGTCTGCGTGTCGCCTACTCCCCGTCCCTCGGCGGGCAGGTCGCCGTGCGTCCAGCGGTCGCGGCGGCGGTGCGGCGCGCGGTGGAGTCGCTCGCGGCGCAGGGCGCGTACGTCGAGGAGGCCGACCCCGACTTCACCGACCCGGTGGAGGCCTTCCAGACCCTGTGGTTCAGCGGGGCGGCGTGCGTCGTGCGGCATCTGACGCCCGCGCAGCGGGAATTGCTCGACCCGGGGCTGCGGGAGATCTGCGCGCGGGGCGCGCGGTACAGCGCGCTGGACTACCTCGCGGCCGTCGACGTCCGGATGGCCCTCGGGCGCCGCATGGGCCGCTTCCACTCGACGTACGACCTGCTGGTCACGCCGACCCTGCCGATCACGGCGTTCGAGGCGGGCGTCGAGGTGCCGAAGGGGTCGGGGCACCGGCGCTGGACCGGGTGGACCCCGTTCACGTACCCCTTCAACCTCACGCAGCAGCCCGCGGCGACGGTGCCCTGCGGGGTGGATGACGACGGGTTGCCCATCGGCGTGCAACTGGTGGCCGCACGCCACGCGGATCCGGTGGTGCTCCGTGCGGCGCACGCCTTGTACGAGTCGGGCAGCGCCTCCGTGACGCCACCCGCACTCGGTTGA
- a CDS encoding DUF3830 family protein, producing the protein MAERFIEVSLAKRGVQCTAKLLDDRAPVTCAAVWEALPLGSDVYHAKYARNEIYALFPAFADREPPLENPTVTPIPGDLCYFSFSGTELGTQAYGYEAEADVKAGTTVVDLALFYERNNLLLNGDVGWVPGIVWGRIVEGLDRMAEACNDLWRTGAQGETLSFRRA; encoded by the coding sequence ATGGCAGAGCGATTCATCGAAGTCTCCCTCGCCAAGCGAGGGGTTCAGTGCACGGCGAAACTGCTCGACGACCGGGCTCCGGTGACCTGCGCGGCGGTGTGGGAGGCACTGCCGCTCGGCTCGGACGTCTATCACGCGAAGTATGCGCGCAATGAGATCTACGCCCTCTTCCCGGCGTTCGCGGACCGCGAGCCGCCCCTGGAGAATCCGACCGTCACGCCCATTCCCGGAGATCTCTGTTATTTCTCCTTCTCCGGTACGGAACTGGGCACCCAGGCGTACGGCTACGAAGCGGAGGCCGACGTGAAGGCGGGCACCACCGTCGTCGACCTCGCCCTCTTCTACGAACGGAACAACCTGCTCCTCAACGGTGACGTGGGCTGGGTGCCCGGCATCGTCTGGGGCCGGATCGTCGAGGGCCTCGACCGGATGGCAGAGGCCTGCAACGACCTGTGGCGGACGGGGGCGCAGGGGGAGACGCTGAGTTTCCGACGCGCCTGA
- a CDS encoding DedA family protein: protein MDLTTLALPQEPAGGIAGWAADLVDTMGAPGAGLAIALENLFPPLPSEVILPLTGFAAGQGVISLASALFWTTLGSVVGAAVLYWIGVLFGRERMHALWAKLPLVKAADLERTEAWFAKHGTKAVLLGRMVPIFRSLISVPAGVERMRLPLFLALTTLGSLVWNSVLVLAGYWLGDQWDAVETYVGLVSKAVLVLVVGAVAVYVAVRVRSRKGPQSTAEARHRRSR, encoded by the coding sequence ATGGACCTCACGACTCTCGCCCTCCCCCAGGAGCCCGCCGGCGGCATCGCGGGCTGGGCCGCGGACCTCGTCGACACGATGGGCGCTCCCGGCGCGGGGCTCGCCATCGCCCTGGAGAACCTGTTCCCGCCGCTCCCCAGCGAGGTCATCCTGCCGCTGACCGGCTTCGCGGCGGGCCAGGGAGTGATCAGCCTCGCCTCCGCCCTGTTCTGGACCACGCTCGGCTCGGTGGTCGGCGCCGCCGTCCTGTACTGGATCGGCGTGCTCTTCGGACGCGAGCGCATGCACGCCCTGTGGGCGAAGCTGCCGCTGGTGAAGGCTGCCGACCTGGAGCGGACCGAGGCGTGGTTCGCCAAGCACGGCACGAAGGCGGTCCTCCTCGGCCGGATGGTGCCGATCTTCCGCAGCCTGATCTCGGTGCCGGCCGGGGTGGAACGCATGCGGCTGCCGCTCTTCCTCGCCCTGACCACGCTGGGCAGCCTGGTCTGGAACTCGGTGCTCGTCCTCGCGGGCTACTGGCTCGGCGACCAGTGGGACGCGGTCGAGACGTACGTGGGGCTGGTCTCCAAGGCCGTCCTGGTCCTGGTCGTCGGGGCCGTCGCCGTGTACGTGGCGGTGCGCGTACGGTCGCGGAAGGGGCCGCAGTCCACCGCCGAGGCCCGCCACCGGCGCTCCCGCTAG
- a CDS encoding response regulator transcription factor translates to MRVILAEDSTLLREGLVRLLAEEGHEVLAAVGDADALLREVEAHTPDVVVTDIRMPPDHTDEGLRAAVRIRELRPEIGVVVLSQYVERNYAAQLLTSSAERVGYLLKDRVAQVEEFLDALERVHAGGAAIDPEVVRQLLIRTTHVDPLTRLTPRERTVLEALAEGHTNAAIGEKLHISLSAVEKNLNAIFDKLGLHRTTGYSRRVLAVLRYLES, encoded by the coding sequence GTGCGCGTAATACTCGCCGAGGACTCGACCCTGCTGCGGGAGGGCCTGGTCCGGCTGCTCGCCGAGGAGGGTCACGAGGTACTCGCCGCCGTCGGCGACGCCGACGCGCTCCTGCGCGAGGTCGAGGCGCACACGCCCGACGTCGTCGTCACCGACATCCGCATGCCGCCCGACCACACCGACGAAGGCCTGCGCGCCGCGGTACGCATCCGTGAACTCCGCCCGGAGATCGGCGTGGTCGTCCTCTCCCAGTACGTCGAACGCAACTACGCGGCCCAGCTCCTCACGTCGAGCGCCGAACGCGTCGGCTACCTCCTCAAGGACCGGGTCGCCCAGGTCGAGGAGTTCCTCGACGCGCTGGAACGGGTGCACGCCGGGGGCGCCGCCATCGACCCGGAAGTCGTACGGCAACTGCTCATCCGCACCACCCATGTCGACCCCCTGACCCGCCTCACCCCGAGGGAGCGCACGGTCCTGGAGGCGCTGGCCGAGGGCCACACGAACGCGGCCATCGGCGAGAAGCTGCACATCTCCCTGAGCGCGGTCGAGAAGAACCTCAACGCCATCTTCGACAAACTGGGCCTGCACCGGACGACGGGGTACAGCCGGCGGGTGCTCGCGGTGCTGCGGTATCTGGAGTCCTGA
- a CDS encoding lytic polysaccharide monooxygenase, with translation MRNKKMYAAMVGLGTVGAFALSAGGASSHGYTDLPASRQINCAKGVVANCGSIQWEPQSVEGLKGFPAAGPADGKICSAGVAGFNQLDSPKAPNGSAWPTTKVSGGQNYTFRWQFTARHRTTDFKYYITKQGWDESKAVSRSALETTPFLNVPYNSQQPPATLSHSGTIPGGRSGHHVIVAVWTVADTANAFYACSDVQF, from the coding sequence ATGCGAAACAAGAAGATGTACGCGGCCATGGTCGGCCTCGGCACGGTCGGCGCGTTCGCGCTCTCCGCCGGTGGCGCGAGCAGCCACGGCTACACGGATCTGCCGGCCAGCCGGCAGATCAACTGCGCCAAGGGCGTGGTGGCGAACTGCGGCTCCATCCAGTGGGAGCCACAGAGCGTCGAGGGCCTGAAGGGCTTCCCGGCCGCGGGGCCTGCCGACGGCAAGATCTGTTCGGCGGGCGTCGCCGGCTTCAACCAGCTCGACTCGCCCAAGGCGCCGAACGGCTCGGCATGGCCGACGACGAAGGTGAGCGGCGGCCAGAACTACACGTTCCGCTGGCAGTTCACCGCGCGTCACCGCACCACGGACTTCAAGTACTACATCACCAAGCAGGGCTGGGACGAAAGCAAGGCGGTGTCCAGGTCCGCCCTGGAGACCACGCCGTTCCTCAATGTCCCGTACAACAGCCAGCAGCCACCCGCGACCCTCTCGCACAGCGGCACGATCCCCGGCGGCCGCAGCGGCCACCACGTGATCGTCGCCGTCTGGACGGTCGCGGACACGGCGAACGCGTTCTACGCCTGCTCGGACGTCCAATTCTGA
- the ehuA gene encoding ectoine/hydroxyectoine ABC transporter ATP-binding protein EhuA, with protein sequence MSADSSTSQEIPNPAVDGSELIRFDKVVKRYGSNVVLDELDFSVASGKHVTLIGPSGSGKTTILRLLMTLVKPEQGTIKVGGKYLTHEEKNGKLVPAGEKHVREVRKNIGMVFQQFNLFPNMKVLRNVTEAPVSVLGLSKDEAEQRARELLDLVGLGDRCDAYPTQLSGGQQQRVAIARALAMRPQVLLLDEVTSALDPELVAGVLDVLRDIAHTTDITMLCVTHEMNFARDISDQVLMFDSGRVIESGTPEKIFTEPEHERTREFLSAVL encoded by the coding sequence TTGTCCGCTGACAGCAGCACTTCCCAGGAAATCCCCAACCCGGCCGTCGACGGCAGCGAGCTGATCCGCTTCGACAAGGTCGTGAAGCGGTACGGCTCGAACGTCGTCCTCGACGAGCTGGACTTCTCCGTCGCCTCCGGCAAGCACGTGACACTGATCGGGCCCTCCGGTTCCGGCAAGACCACGATCCTGCGGCTCCTGATGACGCTGGTGAAGCCGGAGCAGGGCACGATCAAGGTGGGCGGCAAGTACCTCACCCACGAGGAGAAGAACGGCAAGCTCGTCCCCGCGGGCGAGAAGCACGTCCGCGAGGTCCGCAAGAACATCGGGATGGTGTTCCAGCAGTTCAACCTCTTCCCGAACATGAAGGTGCTGCGCAACGTCACGGAGGCGCCCGTCTCCGTCCTCGGGCTCTCCAAGGACGAGGCCGAGCAGCGGGCCCGCGAGCTGCTCGACCTGGTCGGGCTCGGGGACCGCTGCGACGCGTACCCGACGCAGCTCTCCGGCGGTCAGCAGCAGCGGGTGGCCATCGCGCGGGCCCTGGCGATGCGCCCGCAGGTGCTGCTGCTCGACGAGGTGACGTCCGCGCTCGACCCCGAGCTGGTGGCGGGCGTCCTGGACGTGCTCCGCGACATCGCGCACACCACGGACATCACGATGCTGTGCGTGACGCACGAGATGAACTTCGCGCGGGACATCTCCGACCAGGTACTCATGTTCGACTCGGGCCGTGTCATCGAGTCCGGCACCCCGGAGAAGATCTTCACGGAGCCGGAGCACGAGCGCACCCGTGAGTTCCTGAGCGCGGTGCTGTGA
- the ehuB gene encoding ectoine/hydroxyectoine ABC transporter substrate-binding protein EhuB: MAPPLGNNEGFIGRAVRRRALLTGAGGAALGVFGASACSRVPDEGKVEGGDLLDRLRDSGTVRIGVAGEVPFGYIDENGEVTGEAPAIAKVIFPRLGVPKVKAVPTKFGALIPGLTQARQFDVVSAGMYINPTRCEQVLFSDPDYLMLDSFIVKKGNPHGIKGYEDIAKKGLKLASGTAYAEIDYAKAAGVESVLVLPDQVAGMDAVAQGRVDAFAGTNVTVRTVIKNNARVEATEPFQPVVDGEPAYGAGGFAFRPSEKNLRDAFNKELHKLKKSGELLRIVKPFGFTAAEMTELTVEKLCPPAKGASS; the protein is encoded by the coding sequence ATGGCTCCACCACTTGGGAACAACGAGGGATTCATCGGCAGAGCGGTGCGCCGCCGCGCCCTGCTCACCGGAGCGGGCGGGGCGGCTCTGGGCGTATTCGGGGCGTCGGCATGCAGCCGCGTGCCCGACGAGGGGAAGGTTGAGGGGGGCGATCTGCTGGACCGCCTGCGCGACAGCGGCACGGTCAGGATCGGTGTCGCGGGCGAGGTCCCGTTCGGATACATCGATGAGAACGGCGAGGTCACGGGCGAGGCGCCGGCGATCGCCAAGGTCATCTTCCCCCGCCTCGGCGTACCCAAGGTCAAGGCGGTGCCCACGAAGTTCGGCGCGCTGATACCCGGCCTGACACAGGCACGGCAGTTCGACGTGGTCTCGGCGGGCATGTACATCAACCCGACGCGGTGTGAACAGGTCCTGTTCTCCGACCCCGACTACCTCATGCTCGACTCCTTCATCGTGAAGAAGGGCAACCCCCACGGCATCAAGGGGTACGAGGACATCGCGAAGAAGGGCCTGAAGCTGGCGAGCGGCACGGCCTACGCCGAGATCGACTACGCCAAGGCGGCGGGCGTGGAGTCCGTGCTCGTCCTGCCCGACCAGGTCGCGGGGATGGACGCCGTGGCGCAGGGCCGCGTCGACGCGTTCGCCGGCACCAACGTCACCGTGCGCACGGTGATCAAGAACAATGCGCGGGTCGAGGCGACGGAGCCCTTCCAGCCCGTCGTGGACGGCGAACCGGCGTACGGCGCGGGCGGCTTCGCCTTCCGGCCGTCCGAGAAGAACCTGCGGGACGCCTTCAACAAGGAGCTGCACAAGCTCAAGAAGAGCGGCGAACTGCTGCGCATCGTCAAGCCGTTCGGCTTCACCGCGGCCGAGATGACGGAGCTGACCGTCGAGAAGCTGTGTCCCCCGGCGAAGGGCGCCTCGTCATGA
- the ehuC gene encoding ectoine/hydroxyectoine ABC transporter permease subunit EhuC, with protein MMSSEFFGNWFLPGIWITVQVTLYSAALAFVIAFPIGVLRTSRLWIVRFLAGAYFEIFRSTSSLVFMFWIAFTVPPLFNISFQPMFAGVLALGITYGAYASEIVRGALAAVPAAQREAGIALNFTPMQRLRRIELPQAWPEMIPPFNNLLIELLKGTSLVSLIAVADMTFAGDLLRLVKNESAPIYTLLLVLYFVLAFVLTRGMRLLERHAKKRVGQTPEKTSLFGGLRSKSSIDVVVSAPGGTK; from the coding sequence ATGATGTCGTCGGAGTTCTTCGGGAACTGGTTCCTGCCCGGCATCTGGATCACCGTCCAGGTCACGCTCTACAGCGCGGCGCTCGCCTTCGTGATCGCCTTCCCGATCGGTGTGCTGCGCACGTCGCGGCTCTGGATCGTCCGCTTCCTCGCGGGGGCGTACTTCGAGATCTTCCGCAGCACGTCGTCGCTGGTCTTCATGTTCTGGATCGCGTTCACCGTGCCGCCGCTGTTCAACATCAGCTTCCAGCCGATGTTCGCGGGCGTCCTGGCGCTCGGCATCACGTACGGCGCGTACGCATCGGAGATCGTGCGCGGCGCGCTCGCCGCGGTGCCGGCCGCGCAGCGCGAGGCGGGCATCGCCCTGAACTTCACGCCGATGCAGCGGCTGCGCCGCATCGAACTCCCGCAGGCCTGGCCGGAGATGATCCCGCCGTTCAACAACCTGCTGATCGAGCTCCTGAAGGGCACCTCGCTGGTTTCCCTCATCGCGGTGGCCGACATGACGTTCGCCGGTGACCTGCTGCGGCTCGTCAAGAACGAGAGCGCGCCGATCTACACGCTGCTGCTCGTCCTGTACTTCGTCCTCGCGTTCGTCCTCACCCGCGGCATGCGGCTCCTGGAGCGGCACGCCAAGAAACGGGTGGGGCAGACGCCCGAGAAGACAAGCCTGTTCGGCGGGTTGCGCTCCAAGTCGTCGATCGACGTCGTCGTCTCGGCCCCGGGGGGTACCAAGTGA
- the ehuD gene encoding ectoine/hydroxyectoine ABC transporter permease subunit EhuD, with product MNWNWDHVDEFMPLFWDGVELTLKALLFGSLIAFSLGLVWAVAQRSEKKWIRWPVTVVTEFIRNTPLLVQLFFLFYVVPEWGPSMSPLTTGIVGLGLHYSTYTSEVYRAGIEGVPAGQWEAATALSLSKRRTWTSVVLPQAVRRVIPALGNYVIVMLKESPQMAAIGALDMLGQAQNYSQTTFTFEAISVVGVAFIVIAYPASLLLRVLERRLVR from the coding sequence GTGAACTGGAACTGGGATCACGTCGACGAGTTCATGCCGCTCTTCTGGGACGGCGTGGAGCTCACGCTCAAGGCGCTGCTCTTCGGCTCCCTGATCGCCTTCTCCCTCGGCCTGGTCTGGGCGGTCGCCCAGCGCTCGGAGAAGAAGTGGATCCGCTGGCCGGTCACGGTGGTAACGGAGTTCATCCGGAACACCCCGCTCCTGGTGCAGCTGTTCTTCCTGTTCTACGTGGTGCCGGAGTGGGGGCCCTCGATGTCCCCGCTCACCACGGGCATCGTCGGGCTCGGCCTGCACTACTCGACGTACACCTCGGAGGTCTACCGGGCGGGCATCGAGGGTGTGCCGGCCGGGCAGTGGGAGGCGGCGACCGCGCTCAGCCTCTCCAAGCGGCGCACCTGGACGTCCGTGGTCCTGCCGCAGGCGGTGCGCAGGGTCATCCCCGCGCTCGGCAACTACGTGATCGTCATGCTGAAGGAGTCGCCGCAGATGGCTGCCATCGGCGCGCTCGACATGCTGGGCCAGGCCCAGAACTACAGCCAGACGACCTTCACCTTCGAGGCGATCAGCGTGGTCGGTGTCGCCTTCATCGTCATCGCCTACCCGGCCTCTCTTCTTCTGCGAGTTTTGGAGCGTCGTCTTGTCCGCTGA
- a CDS encoding IclR family transcriptional regulator has translation MALQHEEITPHRSVQSALRVLETVARHDTGVTAARIARDTGVPLDRLLPLLRMLTSEGYVDQLTDDGTPGAYVTGETLSRLGSTRDHAEALREKLQRTLDGLRDSIGAAVYISRYVDGEVRVTDFAAGPRTPAVNEWVDFRSSAHASAVGKSLLTQLDVNGRRDHLSRHKMARLTSRTITNERVLLNRLASQPATVPVLDLQEYAVGTVCAAVPITAGSAVGCLALSLPVEHAHRLREAADTLNRGAAPLLLSLTI, from the coding sequence GTGGCGTTGCAGCACGAGGAGATCACGCCGCACCGCTCCGTCCAGAGCGCCCTGCGGGTGCTCGAGACCGTCGCCCGGCACGACACCGGAGTGACCGCCGCCCGCATCGCCCGCGACACCGGAGTCCCCCTCGACCGGCTGCTCCCCCTGCTGCGCATGCTGACCAGTGAGGGGTACGTCGACCAGCTCACGGACGACGGCACCCCCGGGGCGTACGTCACGGGTGAGACCCTCAGCCGCCTCGGCTCGACCCGTGACCACGCGGAGGCGCTGCGCGAGAAGCTCCAGCGCACCCTGGACGGACTCCGCGACTCCATCGGCGCCGCGGTCTACATCAGCCGGTACGTGGACGGCGAGGTCCGCGTCACCGACTTCGCGGCGGGCCCCCGCACCCCCGCGGTCAACGAGTGGGTCGACTTCCGCTCCTCCGCCCACGCCAGCGCGGTCGGCAAGAGCCTGCTCACCCAGCTCGACGTGAACGGCCGCAGGGACCACCTCTCCCGCCACAAGATGGCCCGTCTCACCTCGCGGACGATCACGAACGAGCGGGTCCTGCTCAACCGGCTCGCGTCGCAGCCCGCCACGGTCCCGGTCCTCGACCTCCAGGAGTACGCGGTCGGCACGGTCTGCGCGGCCGTCCCCATCACCGCGGGCTCCGCCGTCGGCTGCCTCGCCCTGTCCCTGCCGGTCGAGCACGCGCACCGGCTGCGGGAGGCGGCGGACACGCTCAACCGCGGGGCGGCGCCGTTGCTGCTCTCGCTCACGATCTGA